One genomic window of Psychrobacillus sp. INOP01 includes the following:
- a CDS encoding bifunctional adenosylcobinamide kinase/adenosylcobinamide-phosphate guanylyltransferase — protein sequence MVRGKLVFITGGVRSGKSSFAEHYLMDEQAKRNVYVATGVAVDREMKERIKRHRDDRENYSVEWVTIEQPRNFEQIISQIQQEDGILWDCVTTWLANELYDGQMEKVEQQLYETIDQLLEKAKVVVIVSNEVLDEPISTYEYTALYQAWIGRIHQKLVAKSDYAFEMEYGFSHQWK from the coding sequence ATGGTTCGTGGAAAACTTGTCTTCATAACGGGTGGCGTGCGCAGTGGGAAAAGTAGCTTTGCTGAACATTACTTAATGGACGAGCAGGCAAAACGAAATGTGTATGTCGCTACTGGCGTTGCTGTGGATAGGGAAATGAAAGAGCGCATAAAAAGGCATCGGGACGACCGTGAAAATTACTCAGTCGAATGGGTTACAATCGAGCAGCCGCGTAATTTTGAACAAATCATTTCTCAAATCCAACAAGAGGACGGGATCTTATGGGATTGTGTCACCACGTGGCTAGCCAATGAACTATACGACGGGCAAATGGAGAAAGTAGAACAGCAGCTATACGAGACAATTGACCAGTTATTAGAAAAAGCTAAAGTAGTCGTCATTGTTTCGAATGAAGTGCTCGATGAACCAATATCAACTTATGAGTATACAGCTCTGTATCAAGCGTGGATTGGGCGAATCCATCAAAAGCTTGTAGCTAAGTCGGATTACGCTTTCGAAATGGAATATGGCTTCAGTCATCAGTGGAAGTGA
- the cbiB gene encoding adenosylcobinamide-phosphate synthase CbiB, with protein sequence MGPHIIAIAIGLIMDRIIGDPPSWPHPVKFIGTLISKLTAWLNKGKARKVKGFFLVCIVVGITFSVTLAILIGAYSIQMWVGIAVESILIASGLAQKSLREAAMDVYKPLIAKDLPSARKKLSWIVGRDTDKLDEKEITRGVVETVSENISDGITAPLFYAFVFAGAPGLWAYKAINTLDSMVGYKNEKYEDFGYAAAKLDDIVNYIPSRLTGYLIMLWGKKESGLPFSRRMKGWWQDAKKHPSPNSGYLEAATAYQLGIQLGGINTYKGVVSNRALMGIGEVPLSPNHILSTISHLNTAVVLFWLSMMVIGGILFGIT encoded by the coding sequence ATGGGTCCACATATAATTGCAATAGCGATAGGCTTAATAATGGATCGAATAATTGGCGATCCACCGAGCTGGCCACATCCAGTTAAATTTATCGGAACACTTATTTCTAAGCTGACAGCATGGTTGAATAAAGGGAAAGCGCGCAAGGTAAAAGGTTTTTTTCTCGTTTGTATAGTCGTCGGTATAACATTCTCCGTCACATTAGCAATTCTAATAGGTGCGTATTCTATTCAGATGTGGGTCGGAATTGCAGTGGAAAGTATACTAATCGCATCGGGCCTTGCACAGAAAAGCTTAAGAGAAGCAGCGATGGATGTGTACAAACCATTGATAGCAAAAGACTTGCCGTCCGCTAGAAAAAAGCTTTCATGGATTGTCGGCCGAGATACAGATAAATTAGATGAAAAAGAGATTACGCGCGGGGTTGTGGAAACAGTATCGGAAAATATTAGTGATGGTATAACTGCCCCACTTTTTTATGCATTTGTGTTCGCTGGTGCTCCTGGACTTTGGGCATATAAAGCGATAAATACGCTCGATTCAATGGTTGGTTATAAAAATGAAAAATACGAAGACTTCGGATACGCAGCCGCAAAGCTGGATGACATTGTGAACTATATACCAAGTCGTTTGACTGGCTATCTCATCATGCTCTGGGGAAAAAAAGAAAGCGGGTTACCTTTTAGTAGACGGATGAAAGGCTGGTGGCAGGATGCCAAAAAACATCCAAGTCCAAATAGCGGCTATTTGGAAGCTGCGACCGCATATCAGTTAGGCATTCAGCTTGGCGGCATCAATACATATAAAGGAGTCGTTTCTAACCGTGCACTCATGGGAATAGGAGAGGTTCCATTATCGCCAAACCATATATTAAGCACCATCTCTCATTTGAATACGGCTGTAGTTCTATTTTGGCTGTCGATGATGGTCATAGGAGGGATTTTGTTTGGCATTACCTAA
- a CDS encoding acetyl-CoA C-acetyltransferase, with amino-acid sequence MTKTVILDGARTAFGKFGGALSTLTASDLGGVAIKEALNRTGINPEQVDEVIMGTVLQAGQGQIPSRQAATKAGIPWSVKTETINKVCASGMRSVTLADQLIRLGDEEIIVAGGMESMSNAPYYLPKGRFGLRMGDATMVDGMVYDGLSCSFHPKHVHMGTYGNSTAEAFELSREKQDAWSFRSHDLALKAIDNGILGEEIVPVEIPQRKGEPVIVKDDESPRRNTSLESLATLKPAFGKEGTITAGNAPGINDGACAIVLTSEEKAKSLGKEALAYVIGHAEVAIEPEKFPQTPGLVIDKILEKTGKTLAEIDLFEINEAFAAVALVSSQLAGLDEDKVNVNGGAVALGHPIGASGARIILTLAYELKRRGGGTGIAAICSGGGQGDAIMIEVPKTGGSKA; translated from the coding sequence ATGACGAAAACAGTTATTTTGGATGGAGCACGTACAGCTTTTGGTAAATTTGGAGGGGCATTGAGTACTTTAACTGCCTCAGACCTTGGTGGAGTGGCTATCAAAGAAGCACTAAACCGCACAGGTATTAATCCGGAGCAAGTAGACGAAGTAATTATGGGGACCGTTCTGCAAGCAGGGCAGGGTCAAATTCCTTCCCGACAAGCAGCAACAAAAGCGGGAATTCCATGGTCAGTAAAAACAGAAACGATCAATAAGGTTTGTGCCTCTGGAATGCGTAGTGTCACACTTGCCGATCAATTGATCCGACTAGGTGACGAGGAGATTATTGTAGCAGGTGGAATGGAATCGATGTCCAATGCTCCGTATTATTTACCAAAAGGTAGGTTCGGCTTGCGTATGGGAGATGCAACAATGGTCGACGGAATGGTTTATGACGGACTTTCCTGCTCATTCCATCCTAAACATGTTCATATGGGGACATACGGTAACTCGACTGCAGAAGCGTTTGAATTATCTCGTGAAAAACAAGATGCTTGGTCGTTTAGAAGTCATGACCTTGCATTAAAGGCTATAGATAATGGGATTTTGGGAGAGGAAATTGTCCCGGTAGAAATTCCGCAGCGAAAAGGTGAACCAGTAATCGTGAAAGACGACGAATCACCGCGTCGTAATACTTCATTGGAATCACTAGCTACTCTAAAGCCAGCATTCGGAAAAGAAGGAACGATTACAGCAGGAAACGCACCAGGTATTAATGATGGTGCCTGTGCAATTGTTTTAACAAGTGAGGAAAAAGCAAAATCACTTGGGAAAGAAGCACTTGCATATGTTATTGGCCACGCAGAAGTAGCGATTGAACCTGAAAAATTCCCACAAACACCTGGATTGGTGATCGACAAAATTTTAGAGAAAACGGGTAAAACATTAGCAGAAATAGATTTATTTGAAATAAATGAAGCTTTTGCAGCTGTTGCGTTAGTAAGCAGTCAGTTAGCAGGGCTAGACGAAGATAAAGTAAATGTAAATGGTGGAGCAGTTGCACTTGGTCATCCAATCGGGGCATCTGGTGCACGTATTATTCTAACGCTCGCTTATGAATTGAAGCGTCGCGGAGGCGGAACCGGTATCGCAGCAATCTGTTCGGGTGGCGGTCAAGGAGATGCCATCATGATTGAAGTTCCAAAAACAGGAGGCAGTAAAGCATGA
- a CDS encoding histidine phosphatase family protein — protein sequence MANPFSVTLVRHLPTQGNRDKKYIGWTDEPIITGMKTKKLAYDTKQIIGSDLMRCKQTAAKVFSGVSYTENANFRECSFGDWEQKTYNELKEEASYRSWLDDPRQIAPPNGESMQAMENRVLQAFLEIVEQVEHPIIVTHGGPIRFLLTKFANTEKSFWDWKVPHGCLYTMHWESKKAVLEGKRCTSFSVEHLMENERM from the coding sequence ATGGCTAACCCTTTTAGTGTTACTCTCGTAAGGCATTTGCCAACGCAAGGAAATCGAGATAAAAAGTATATTGGCTGGACAGATGAACCGATAATTACTGGCATGAAAACGAAAAAGTTAGCTTATGATACCAAACAAATAATCGGCAGCGATTTGATGCGCTGCAAGCAAACAGCAGCGAAAGTTTTTAGCGGAGTTTCTTATACAGAGAATGCAAATTTTCGAGAATGCTCCTTTGGTGATTGGGAACAAAAAACATATAATGAATTAAAAGAAGAAGCTTCATACAGAAGTTGGCTTGATGATCCGCGACAAATAGCCCCTCCAAATGGAGAGTCAATGCAAGCAATGGAAAACCGAGTGTTACAAGCTTTCTTGGAAATAGTGGAACAGGTCGAGCATCCGATAATCGTAACACATGGTGGACCTATTCGCTTTTTATTGACCAAGTTCGCAAATACAGAAAAGAGTTTTTGGGATTGGAAAGTACCTCATGGCTGCCTGTATACAATGCATTGGGAAAGTAAAAAAGCTGTATTGGAGGGAAAACGATGCACGTCATTTTCGGTGGAGCATTTAATGGAAAACGAGCGTATGTAG
- a CDS encoding cobyric acid synthase: protein MKGLMVQGTASSVGKSLVCTAICRLLVNEGKQVTPFKSQNMSGLSIYTDDGLEISVSQSLQARAARIPYLPEMNPILLKPTANMESDIIILGKKLNRMSGMHYREQFFEEGQKLIKNSLNMLSASYEYLVLEGAGSPVEVNLRDRELVNMRVADIADVPVILVANIEFGGVFASIVGTLALLPEAQRVRVKGIIINKFKGDVSLFQDGIDFIETYTGIDVLGVIPYFANEFEEEDGEEKSRQMASDEQINEWASHFKKHVKWQKILYLLTNDTVKK, encoded by the coding sequence ATGAAGGGTTTAATGGTACAAGGTACTGCTTCAAGTGTAGGGAAAAGTTTGGTTTGTACAGCTATTTGTCGACTCCTTGTAAATGAAGGAAAGCAAGTGACCCCTTTTAAATCACAAAATATGTCAGGCTTAAGTATTTATACAGACGATGGTTTGGAAATAAGTGTCTCTCAATCATTACAAGCAAGAGCGGCCAGAATCCCTTATTTACCAGAGATGAATCCAATATTATTAAAACCAACTGCGAATATGGAGTCGGATATAATTATATTAGGAAAAAAGTTGAATAGAATGAGTGGCATGCACTACCGAGAGCAATTTTTTGAAGAGGGACAAAAACTCATTAAAAATAGCTTGAATATGCTGTCTGCTTCTTATGAGTATCTGGTATTAGAAGGTGCGGGTAGCCCAGTTGAAGTAAATTTAAGGGACCGCGAATTAGTAAATATGCGTGTTGCTGATATAGCAGATGTGCCAGTTATATTAGTAGCTAATATTGAGTTTGGCGGCGTATTTGCATCCATTGTCGGCACACTTGCACTGCTACCGGAAGCACAAAGAGTACGAGTAAAAGGAATAATTATAAACAAGTTTAAGGGAGACGTTTCTCTATTTCAGGACGGAATAGATTTCATCGAAACATATACAGGAATAGATGTTTTAGGAGTCATTCCTTATTTTGCAAATGAATTTGAGGAAGAAGACGGCGAAGAAAAAAGCCGGCAAATGGCATCAGATGAACAAATTAATGAATGGGCAAGCCACTTTAAAAAGCATGTAAAATGGCAAAAAATCTTATACCTTTTAACTAATGATACGGTGAAAAAATGA
- the cobS gene encoding adenosylcobinamide-GDP ribazoletransferase, which yields MSSILLALQFFSVIPVNKNLPMERRSITGMYCVFPWIGAGIGAIACLMLYFEWSSLMTGFSIVFLGVVLSGGLHMDGFIDTSDAFFSYKDRLKRFEILEDPRVGAFGVMAVVFLVIGKVIIISEVLTTESFHWIFVLLIPFFSRVTLGLLFSLTNTAKTSGLAYYFKQRMNANIVIITTACHFFIGLGILGWMTNWMVTVTVAVVIFAFICLFRSWVLKNFGGVNGDLLGASVEISEVILWLTLLVLLS from the coding sequence ATGAGTAGCATTTTGTTAGCACTTCAATTTTTTTCGGTCATTCCAGTAAATAAAAACCTGCCGATGGAAAGACGATCGATTACAGGAATGTACTGTGTCTTTCCTTGGATAGGGGCTGGCATTGGTGCAATTGCTTGTTTAATGCTCTACTTCGAATGGAGTTCACTGATGACAGGGTTTAGTATTGTATTTCTAGGGGTTGTACTTTCTGGGGGACTCCATATGGACGGATTTATCGATACATCAGATGCATTTTTTTCCTATAAGGATCGATTGAAGCGATTTGAAATACTGGAAGATCCTAGAGTCGGTGCTTTTGGTGTGATGGCGGTTGTGTTTTTAGTTATTGGTAAAGTAATTATAATTTCCGAAGTACTCACTACAGAATCATTTCATTGGATTTTCGTATTGCTTATTCCTTTTTTCTCAAGAGTCACGCTAGGCCTGTTATTTTCTTTAACGAATACTGCGAAAACGAGTGGCCTTGCATATTATTTCAAGCAAAGAATGAATGCGAATATCGTCATAATTACGACTGCATGTCACTTTTTTATCGGTTTAGGTATTTTAGGATGGATGACGAATTGGATGGTTACCGTTACTGTTGCCGTTGTGATATTTGCTTTTATTTGTTTATTCCGCAGTTGGGTATTGAAAAATTTCGGTGGAGTAAATGGTGATTTGCTTGGTGCAAGTGTGGAAATTTCGGAGGTGATACTATGGCTAACCCTTTTAGTGTTACTCTCGTAA
- a CDS encoding ECF transporter S component — protein sequence MKLRLLTLAAMFAALCTIGAFIKIPVGIGSAALDTVPALISASFLPPIYAGAASLIGHLSSSLYAGFPFGPLHIFIAIEMFVILFVYTKLHQAGHHIWKWIFFIFANSVLATLPFYWIISPAFFVSALPGITLATILNAAIAMIVSPAVERVFARVKTHA from the coding sequence ATGAAACTTCGATTATTAACACTCGCAGCAATGTTTGCAGCGCTATGTACGATCGGGGCATTCATTAAGATTCCTGTCGGGATCGGAAGTGCCGCCTTAGATACGGTACCTGCCCTGATTTCAGCGTCCTTTCTGCCTCCGATTTATGCGGGAGCAGCATCGCTAATTGGTCACTTATCGTCTTCTTTATATGCAGGGTTTCCGTTTGGACCATTGCATATATTTATTGCTATAGAAATGTTTGTAATTTTATTCGTTTACACAAAGCTACACCAAGCAGGGCATCACATTTGGAAATGGATTTTCTTTATATTTGCGAATAGTGTGCTGGCAACACTTCCGTTTTACTGGATTATTTCACCTGCATTTTTTGTGTCGGCTCTTCCCGGCATCACATTAGCGACTATTTTGAACGCGGCAATTGCTATGATTGTCTCTCCAGCAGTTGAGAGAGTATTCGCGCGTGTGAAAACTCATGCGTAA
- a CDS encoding histidinol-phosphate transaminase, which produces MALPNHGANAHHVYERLGIEMPKMVIDYSENVNPIGPPAFVYERWSAYAHLITKYPDPLGEPFLSAAANYHNISIENVIVGNGAAEIFASLAKRYENKRAVLIHPTFSEYEATLTPYNVYIKEIIATGKVPLDEVLDEVEFAEVIYICRPNNPTGYLIPLEEIIQIAKYAKRYKCEVVLDEAFLDFIDEKESFIPYLKDFPNVIVVRSMTKMYAIPGIRLGYALASELIVNDIRYRMPHWNSNAIATTVGADCLQEEDYRIQTIAFAKEMREQMTTFLEKWNCIVLPSTTNFLCFQLWDPARSKGFFEYLLAKGCVLRHTENFKGLDGKWFRVGMKESSQMEHLQKEMTTWFVENLSS; this is translated from the coding sequence TTGGCATTACCTAATCACGGAGCAAATGCTCATCACGTATATGAACGACTTGGGATTGAAATGCCTAAAATGGTTATTGACTATAGTGAAAATGTGAACCCGATAGGACCACCTGCATTTGTGTATGAAAGATGGTCTGCTTATGCACATTTAATCACAAAATATCCAGATCCACTCGGAGAACCGTTCTTATCGGCAGCAGCAAACTATCATAATATATCGATTGAAAATGTGATTGTTGGAAATGGGGCAGCGGAAATATTCGCAAGCCTTGCAAAACGATATGAAAATAAACGTGCAGTATTAATTCATCCAACTTTTTCGGAATATGAAGCAACACTAACTCCTTACAATGTGTACATAAAGGAAATAATCGCAACTGGGAAAGTCCCTTTGGACGAAGTGCTCGATGAAGTAGAGTTTGCAGAAGTGATTTACATATGCAGACCAAATAATCCGACAGGGTATTTAATACCATTAGAAGAAATTATTCAAATAGCAAAATATGCGAAACGATATAAATGTGAAGTAGTATTAGACGAAGCTTTTCTCGATTTTATAGATGAGAAAGAATCATTCATCCCATATTTAAAGGATTTTCCAAACGTTATTGTCGTACGCTCGATGACGAAAATGTATGCAATACCAGGTATTCGGCTTGGGTACGCGCTGGCTAGTGAACTAATCGTTAACGACATACGTTATAGAATGCCACATTGGAATAGTAATGCGATTGCGACGACAGTTGGAGCAGACTGTTTGCAGGAGGAAGATTACCGAATTCAAACAATTGCATTCGCAAAAGAAATGCGTGAACAAATGACGACGTTTCTAGAAAAATGGAACTGCATTGTATTACCATCTACGACTAATTTTCTCTGTTTTCAACTGTGGGATCCTGCTCGTTCAAAAGGGTTTTTCGAGTATTTACTAGCAAAAGGGTGTGTACTTAGACACACAGAAAACTTTAAAGGGCTAGACGGAAAATGGTTTCGGGTAGGAATGAAAGAAAGTTCCCAAATGGAGCATTTGCAAAAGGAGATGACCACATGGTTCGTGGAAAACTTGTCTTCATAA
- a CDS encoding bifunctional adenosylcobinamide kinase/adenosylcobinamide-phosphate guanylyltransferase: protein MHVIFGGAFNGKRAYVEQRIQGRNVQWLDVEADAYFLMPNIEVVVVFGVENLLEPKGKELLEKLGKWDKQAEVLVIATEIGRGIVPMDASMRMLRDDVGRFYQQLFTKADSVTRIWYGISQTIKGDEQIENLH from the coding sequence ATGCACGTCATTTTCGGTGGAGCATTTAATGGAAAACGAGCGTATGTAGAGCAGAGGATTCAAGGACGCAACGTACAGTGGCTAGATGTGGAAGCAGATGCTTATTTTTTAATGCCTAATATAGAAGTGGTTGTTGTTTTTGGGGTTGAAAATCTGCTAGAACCAAAAGGCAAGGAGTTACTCGAAAAATTGGGAAAATGGGATAAACAAGCTGAAGTGCTAGTCATAGCGACAGAAATTGGTCGTGGAATTGTACCGATGGATGCAAGTATGCGCATGCTTCGAGATGATGTCGGTCGATTTTATCAACAGCTTTTTACAAAGGCGGACAGTGTAACACGAATTTGGTATGGTATTTCACAAACAATAAAGGGAGATGAGCAAATTGAAAATTTACACTAA
- a CDS encoding cob(I)yrinic acid a,c-diamide adenosyltransferase, producing the protein MKIYTKTGDKGKTGLIGGRTDKDDIRVEAYGTIDEVNSFIGKAVTELDPAKFADVLEDLETIQHELFDCGGDLANVSNRRVYKMTDEAIDAMEKRIDVLVEEGPILERFILPGGTPAAATLHIARTVTRRAERLTVTLTKTQEDVPTVVQRYLNRLSDYLFAAARVANVRENVSDVEYVRSAKVFKNVGSEKKEGE; encoded by the coding sequence TTGAAAATTTACACTAAAACGGGTGACAAAGGTAAAACAGGTTTGATCGGGGGAAGAACGGACAAAGACGATATCCGAGTGGAAGCTTATGGAACGATTGATGAAGTGAATTCATTTATCGGAAAAGCAGTAACAGAGCTAGATCCAGCAAAATTTGCGGATGTTTTAGAAGATTTAGAAACGATTCAGCATGAACTATTTGACTGTGGCGGTGATCTTGCAAATGTTTCAAATCGTCGCGTATATAAAATGACGGACGAAGCAATCGATGCAATGGAAAAACGAATCGATGTGCTAGTAGAAGAAGGACCAATTTTAGAGCGATTCATCCTACCAGGCGGAACTCCTGCTGCGGCAACACTTCATATTGCACGAACAGTGACTAGACGTGCGGAGCGTTTGACTGTGACGTTAACGAAGACACAGGAGGATGTTCCGACAGTAGTACAACGCTATTTAAACCGCTTATCAGATTATTTATTTGCAGCGGCTCGCGTAGCAAATGTGAGAGAAAACGTTTCGGACGTTGAATACGTTCGCAGTGCAAAAGTATTTAAAAACGTAGGAAGCGAGAAGAAAGAAGGAGAGTAA
- a CDS encoding (Fe-S)-binding protein has product MNPLLIANWVLFIAVVLYALGLFAYLLKTRYTYIKLGKKVEFEDNVKERLHKIWVYVFGQKKLLKDKKSGAIHVMFFYGFLLVQLSAIDFIWKGLAPDSHLPLGPLYPTFTFFEEIVTLVILVAVVWAFYRRYIEKLVRLKRGWKSGLVLIFIGGLMVSVLVGNGMAMIWHGHEATWSEPVASTVAAIFGWIPEVVAVTVFYIMWWAHLLFLLTFLVYVPQSKHFHLITGPANVYFHRLDKVGRLRPINFEEEENEDPEAEEEMPSFGVGRIQDFTQAQMIDFYACVECGRCTNMCPATGTGKMLSPMDLIVKLRDHLTFTGAVETKKKPWVPALAFQGTKGNQLAMAAGAEGAIIEDIYSPSLIGDVITEEEIWACTTCRNCEDQCPVMNEHVDKIIDLRRYLVMTEGKVNPDAQRAMTNIERQGNPWGLNRKEKENWRDARPDIYIPTVKEVSKAGEEFEYLFWVGSMGSFDNRSQKIALSFAHLMNEAGVKFAILGNKEKNSGDTPRRLGNEFLFQELAGSNISEFEKAGVTKIVTIDPHAYNIFKNEYGDFGWNGEVLHHTEMLYDLVQEGRLKPQYAVKETITFHDSCYLGRYNDVYDAPREVLKAIPGVKLVEMDRNRETGMCCGAGGGLMWMEEHVGNRVNVARTEQALEVNPTIISSGCPYCLTMLSDGTKAKEVEETVGTYDIAELLEKSVFGEFIPPVEEEDAEPIVQ; this is encoded by the coding sequence ATGAATCCATTGTTAATCGCAAACTGGGTACTGTTTATAGCAGTAGTTCTGTATGCTTTAGGATTGTTCGCATATTTGTTGAAAACTAGATATACGTACATCAAACTAGGGAAAAAAGTCGAATTTGAAGATAATGTGAAGGAAAGACTTCACAAAATTTGGGTGTATGTTTTTGGTCAAAAGAAACTATTAAAAGATAAGAAGAGTGGAGCAATTCACGTTATGTTCTTCTATGGTTTCTTACTTGTACAACTGAGTGCAATCGATTTTATCTGGAAAGGCTTAGCGCCTGACTCGCATTTACCACTTGGACCATTGTATCCAACGTTCACGTTTTTTGAAGAAATTGTTACATTAGTAATTTTGGTAGCTGTCGTTTGGGCATTTTACCGTCGTTATATTGAAAAGTTAGTTCGCTTAAAGCGCGGATGGAAAAGTGGTTTAGTATTAATTTTCATCGGAGGGTTGATGGTTTCCGTTTTAGTTGGTAACGGTATGGCAATGATTTGGCATGGTCATGAGGCAACTTGGTCAGAACCAGTCGCTTCTACGGTTGCCGCTATTTTTGGGTGGATACCAGAGGTTGTTGCAGTAACGGTATTTTATATCATGTGGTGGGCACATTTATTATTCCTACTGACATTCTTAGTGTATGTACCACAGTCAAAGCATTTCCACTTAATCACTGGACCGGCAAACGTATACTTCCATCGTTTAGACAAAGTTGGTAGATTACGTCCGATCAATTTTGAAGAAGAGGAAAACGAAGACCCAGAAGCTGAAGAAGAAATGCCTTCGTTCGGGGTTGGTCGTATTCAAGACTTTACGCAAGCACAAATGATCGACTTCTACGCATGTGTAGAATGTGGTCGCTGTACGAATATGTGTCCCGCAACTGGTACAGGGAAAATGCTGTCTCCAATGGACCTAATCGTGAAATTACGGGATCACTTAACATTCACTGGAGCAGTTGAAACGAAGAAAAAACCTTGGGTACCTGCTTTAGCATTCCAAGGAACAAAAGGAAACCAGCTTGCGATGGCTGCTGGAGCAGAAGGCGCAATAATCGAGGACATTTATAGCCCATCTCTAATTGGAGATGTAATTACAGAAGAAGAAATTTGGGCATGTACAACTTGTCGCAACTGTGAAGATCAATGTCCAGTTATGAACGAGCACGTAGATAAGATTATCGACCTTCGCCGTTACCTAGTAATGACAGAAGGGAAAGTAAACCCAGACGCACAGCGCGCAATGACAAATATCGAGCGTCAAGGAAACCCATGGGGACTTAATCGTAAAGAAAAAGAAAACTGGAGAGATGCACGTCCAGATATTTACATTCCAACAGTGAAGGAAGTTTCAAAAGCAGGAGAAGAGTTTGAATATTTATTCTGGGTTGGATCGATGGGATCATTCGACAACCGTTCACAAAAAATTGCTTTATCCTTTGCCCATTTGATGAACGAAGCAGGAGTGAAATTTGCAATTCTTGGCAATAAAGAAAAGAACTCTGGAGACACACCACGCCGCTTAGGAAATGAGTTTTTATTCCAAGAGTTAGCTGGGTCAAATATTTCAGAATTTGAAAAAGCAGGGGTAACGAAGATTGTCACGATCGACCCACATGCATATAATATCTTTAAAAATGAATATGGTGACTTTGGATGGAACGGAGAAGTGCTCCACCATACTGAAATGCTATACGATTTAGTACAAGAAGGTCGTTTGAAACCACAATATGCAGTGAAAGAAACGATTACGTTCCATGATTCATGTTACTTAGGACGCTATAATGATGTATACGACGCTCCACGTGAAGTATTAAAAGCAATTCCAGGTGTGAAGCTAGTAGAGATGGATCGTAATCGCGAAACGGGTATGTGCTGTGGAGCCGGTGGCGGACTAATGTGGATGGAAGAGCATGTTGGAAATCGTGTAAACGTAGCTCGTACAGAACAAGCATTAGAAGTAAACCCAACTATTATATCCTCGGGTTGTCCATACTGCTTAACAATGCTATCAGATGGAACAAAAGCGAAAGAAGTAGAAGAAACAGTTGGCACATACGATATTGCAGAGCTTCTGGAGAAATCGGTATTCGGAGAATTTATTCCACCAGTGGAAGAGGAAGATGCTGAGCCGATTGTTCAATAA
- a CDS encoding 3-hydroxybutyryl-CoA dehydrogenase: MNIQKVMVIGAGQMGSGIAQVCAQAGFDVKLNDREQQFYDRGIQTITKNLSRNVEKGRMTEEEKQSVLNKITMSLTIEDASDVDIVIEAAVENMEIKQSIFKQLDEITPTHTILATNTSSLPITEIAAATNRPEQVIGMHFMNPVPVMKLVEIIRGLATSDEVYTAVEEMTTKLSKVPVEVNDFPGFVSNRILMPMINEAIYTLYEGVASKEAIDDVMKMGMNHPMGPLQLADFIGLDTCLYIMEILHEGFGDSKYRPCPLLRKYVKAGWLGKKSGRGFYTYD; this comes from the coding sequence ATGAATATCCAAAAAGTAATGGTAATTGGAGCAGGTCAGATGGGTTCTGGGATTGCTCAAGTATGCGCTCAAGCAGGATTTGACGTAAAACTAAATGATCGTGAACAACAATTTTACGATCGTGGAATCCAAACAATTACAAAAAATCTTTCTCGCAATGTAGAAAAAGGTCGAATGACTGAAGAGGAAAAACAATCAGTGCTAAATAAAATTACAATGTCACTAACCATTGAAGATGCAAGCGATGTTGACATTGTGATCGAAGCCGCAGTAGAAAACATGGAGATCAAGCAGTCTATTTTTAAGCAATTAGACGAAATTACACCTACTCATACAATACTTGCAACAAACACTTCGTCGCTACCAATTACAGAAATTGCTGCTGCGACGAACCGTCCAGAGCAAGTAATCGGTATGCATTTCATGAATCCAGTTCCGGTTATGAAGTTAGTGGAAATCATTCGTGGACTCGCTACATCTGATGAGGTATATACAGCAGTTGAAGAAATGACAACGAAACTAAGTAAAGTACCAGTAGAAGTGAATGACTTTCCTGGATTCGTATCTAACCGCATTTTAATGCCTATGATCAACGAGGCAATCTACACGCTATATGAGGGTGTTGCATCTAAAGAAGCTATTGATGATGTGATGAAAATGGGTATGAATCACCCAATGGGACCCCTTCAACTAGCAGATTTTATCGGTTTAGACACTTGCCTCTACATTATGGAAATTTTACATGAAGGATTTGGCGACAGTAAATATCGTCCATGTCCACTTCTTAGAAAATACGTAAAAGCTGGCTGGTTAGGGAAAAAATCTGGTAGAGGTTTCTACACTTACGATTAA